The DNA region TCAGGTCGGGAACGCGCTCGAATTCTGCCGTGTTGTGGGTCACCAGCGTCAGGTGGCGGGCGAGGGCCACCCCCGCAAGTTGGGTGTCAAAAGGGCCGATAGGTTTGCCCAACCCTGCGAGGTAGGCGCGAACGCGCGCTGTAAACGCCGCGTCACGTGAATCGTAGGGCAGCACGTGGAGGTCACCGAGCAGCGCCGTCCAGACCCCACCGAACTTCTCTCGGGCGGCAGGCTTGCGCTCAAAGCCATATTCGACTTCCATCACGGTGACCGTACTGATGGCGAGAGAGGTAGGTGAGACCTTTCGGAATCGGGCAACGACCGGCGGTTGTCGTTTCAAAATGTCACTGACTGTATTTGTGTCCAGCAAGTACCGCATCAGAACAGGTCACGCTCTGGGGCAGGGAGAACATCGCTCCGGTCGATCTCAAAGGCGTCAGGGTCATATTCACCACTATCGAGAAACCTTTGGACCTCAGGGCTCCACTCAGTCCGTTCGCCGTAGCTGAGGGGCACGAGCTTGACGGCAGGCTTTCCGTTGCGGGCGATAATCACGACCTCACCGTTCTCCACGGCATCTACGAGCTTGCTGAACTGATTTTTGGCCTCGTACAGATTGATGGTTTGCATGGCCTACACCTCCTGGCCTAGCTTGGCCTGTCTAAAGTAAGAGTACCATGCGCCCCTGCGGCCCCTCAACAAGAACCGCCCCCACCCGTCCTCCGGGCAGGGGCGTTCCTGTCTTGTTCTTCGGTCTACCGGCTCACTCCGCCACGGCGGGCACCGTCGCCACCGTGGGCAGTTCGGCGCCGCCGCTCTTGATGCTCGCCAGCACGCGCTCGCGGATCTCCTGCTCCATCTCGGGGCGCTCGGCGATGTGGGCGATGGCCTTTTCCTTGCCCTGGCCGATGCGCTCGTCGCCGTAGGAGTAAAAGCTCCCGGCCTTCTTGATGATGTCCATGTCGGCGGCGAGGGTCACGAGGTCGCTGAGCTGGTCGAAGCCCTTGCCGTACACCAGCGCCAGCTCGACCTCCTTGAAGGGAGCGGCGACCTTGTTCTTCACGGTCTTGACCTTGACGGTGTTCGCCACGGCGTCGTTGCCGACCTTGATGGGCTGGCCGATCTTGCGCACGTCGAGCCGCACCGACGAGTAGAACTTCAGCGCCCGGCCGCCCGTGGTGGTCTCGGGGTTGCCGTACATCACGCCGATCTTCTCGCGCACCTGGTTGATGAAGATGGCGGCGGTGCCCGTCTTGCTCAGAATGGCGGTCAGCTTGCGAAGCGCCTGGCTCATCAGGCGGGCTTGCAGGCCGGGCAGCGAGTCGCCCATCTCGCCCTCGATCTCGGCGCGGGGGGTCAGCGCGGCCACCGAGTCCACGACCACCACGTCGATAGCGCCCGAACGCACGAGGAGTTCCATGATCTCCAGCGCCTGCTCGCCGTTGTCGGGCTGCGACACGAGCAGCTCGTCGGTGTTCACGCCAAGGCTCCGCGCGTACACGGGGTCGAGGGCGTGCTCGGCGTCGATAAAGGCCGCCGTGCCCCCTGCCCGCTGGGCCTGCGCGACGATGCTCAGGGCCAGGGTGGTCTTGCCGCCGGACTCGGGGCCGTAGATCTCGGTGATGCGCCCGCGCGGAATACCGCCCACACCCAGCGCCAGGTCGAGGCTCAGGCTGCCCGTGCTGATGGTCTGCACGTCGAGCTTGCTCTCGGCGCCCAGCCGCATGATCGAGCCCTTGCCGAACTGCTTCTCGATCTGGCTCATGGCCGTTTCGATGGCCTTGGTGCGCTCCTTGCTGTCGCCGGGCGTGCCGAGTTCCTTGGTGATGTCCTTGCTCATGGCGTCTCCTCAATGGGAAGGGGGGCTCGTGGGTTCTGGGCCTGCTCCCTCTCCCCTGGTGGGGCTGGTACAGCTCCGAAGGAGAGAGGGCTGGGGTGAGGGGGCGACGTGGCTACCGTCTCCGGTCCTGCCGTCCTTACCTCTCCCCTCAGCCGGAAGGTGCTCTCGGTGTCGTAGATCGGGCCGGTCTTACGGAGGGTGCTGCGGATCAGCGCGGCATTGCCCGCCTGCCAGCCCAGGTCGAAGATCAGGGGTGGCACGCGCGGCGCCGGTCCCTTCTTCCGAGCGAGGGTGATGTGGGCCCGGAAGGGAAGGTCGTCCGTCTCGATCCCGAGGTCCCGGAGACCCTGCCGCAACCCGTTGGCAAGGTCGTCCAGCCCCTCCGCCTCCACCTTCACGAACCAGACGCGCGGGCTGCCCTCGTTGGGAAAATAGCCGGTGCCGCGCAGACGAATATCGAGCGGCGGCACGTCCTGCGTCAGTCTCGCGCCGAGTCGTTTGAGGTCTGCCACCCGCTCCGGCGGCACACTCGGCAGGTAGGCGAGAGTGACGTGGAACTGGTCGGCACGCACCGGACGCCAGTTGCCGCGCAGGTGCCGCTGGGCCTCGGCGAGGGGGGCGGCAACGTCGCTGGGAACCTTGAGGGCGTAGAACATGCGGAGGGTGCGTTCGTGTCCCTCGTGCCCGTCCTCCTGCCGGGGTGGTCGCTGTTGACGAGGAGCGGGTGCGGCTTCCTGCGGTTGCGGCGGGGTCTCGGGTTCCTGGGCGGGCTCGGCGTCCACTTGAGGACGCGGTTTGCTCACCTTCCCGAGCTTGATCTTGGTCGGACGGGTCATGCGTTCCCCCCCGCCGAGCCCACTTCCTGCGGCCTGAGCGCCCGGAACGCGAGGCCGAGGGCGGCGGTCGCGGCCCGCTCGCGCACCTGTCCGGCGTCCCCGGGCCAGTTGAGGGCGGTGACCTTCTCTACCCCGTCCGCGCTGATGGCGACGTAGGTGTGTCCGGTGTGCTCGCCGCGTGTGGCGGTCACCACGGCCAGGCCCACGTCCGCCCCCAGGTGCTCCCGCGCCCCCGCCGCCAGTTCGCGCGCCCCGTCCTCGCTCACGACGCCGTGCGTGCTCAGCGTGACGGGCGTGAGTCCCAGCGTGATCAGCCGCGCGTGGTCCTCGGTGATCGCCGCGTCGAGAAAACCGGGCTCGTCGGCCAGGGAGAGGCACAGGGCGCCGCCGCTCCCCGCCTCGATCACGCTGAGGGTGCGGCCATTCAAGGCGCGGGTGACGGCTCCGGCAAGGGTGTCGTCGTCCTCACCCCACGTCCAACGGGCGAGCCCTGCACGCACCGTCTCCAGCACGGGGGCGGCGAGGGCTTGCGCCTCCTCCAGAGTGGGCGCACTCGCTGCGACGCGCACGTCCACCCCCGTCCGCCGCGCGTAGGTGGCGACGCTGGGGTTGGCCTGCCGGGTCAGGTCGCCGAGCAGTTCTGCCACGTTGCCCTCCCCGACGCCCTGGGTATGGACGGTGACGGCGTGGAGGGCCTGATCGGGCAGAGGCAGGCGGGGCAGCACCTGATCGCGCCACATCCTCTGCATCTCACGCGGCGGGCCGGGCAGGGCGACAATGATCTTGCCATTCGTCCTGACAAGCCAACCCGGCGCTGTGCCAACGGCGTTGGGCAGGGCCTCGGCGCTCGGGATCAGCCACGCCTGCTTGCGGTTGATCTCGGGCATCACGCGGCCCCGGCCAGTAAATAAGCCCTCCAGCCATGCCAGCAGCTCCGGGTCTACCTCGGGCGTTTCGCCCACGACGGCGGCGATGGCCTCGCGGGTGAGGTCGTCGTCGGTGGGGCCGAGGCCGCCCCCCAGGATCACGAGGTCGGCGCGGGACAGGGCGAGCTTGATCGCCTCCGTCACCCGCCCCAGGTTGTCGCCCAGCACGCTCTTGCGGTGCAGGGTCACCCCGCGCGCCGCGAGTTCGCGCGCGAGAAAGGCGGCGTTGCTGTCGACGATCTCGCCGAACAGCAGCTCCGTCCCCACGCTGATGATTTCTGCTAGCAGCATAACAACCTCGCCAGAGTATAGGTGAAAACGAAACCCGATACCAGGGGGCAGGAGGGGGAGAAAGGCACCCGGCGAGTGTAAGCGTGTGAGGTGGGCAAGGGGCCGAACTTGAAGGATCAGCCTACCGCGCCGCCGTCAGGCCCACGCCCCGGCCCTCCGCCCGGTCTCGGATTACTTCGAGGATGGTGCGCTGGAGGTCGTGCATGATCGACCGGGTGAAGAAGGCCGTGTACCCGTTGAAGTGCGTGCTCACCCGCTGGGTGCTGCCCAGGTGGAGCAGGGTGACGCCGGGGGAGACCTCCTCCAGGGTGTAGGTGCCGCTGAGCACGTCGAAGAAGCGACCGCCGACGCGGACATGGGGGTCGAGCCAATCCGGGTCCTGCGCCCGGATGCGAAACGAAAGCCGTTGGCCTGGGGCCCAGTCGGTCACGGTCTCCCGGAAGCTCAGGCCGCCGTCGAAGGTGGCGAGCCGCACCGCACCCAATCCGTCCCTGTTCAGGATCGCCTCACGCGGACGCGGCAGACCGATCAGGTGCGCCCACCCGGCGTGAATTTCACGGTCCTCGATGCGGGGCACGCTGCGAATCTGCTGCCACACGAGGTCGGGGGAGGCCTGGATCAGGATGTCGTTCGTGACCGTGCGGTACTCGCCCGGCAGGGGGCGGGCCTGTTCCAGCGGGCCCAGCAGGGC from Deinococcus aetherius includes:
- a CDS encoding SRPBCC family protein; the protein is MGPYGRGIVAGALAGVGYGLLVYLWLHRLNGDVGVMVSTYLFAVPFALGVLSAQFVPPPTPGAPARSEGAPDAWGDAPLFQPPRRPHPLAEALLVAFTTITTFLVVATVTGFEGVLCAFLAAPAMYVVALPGALLGLGLRSLWRRARAGALLLTLGLPALLGPLEQARPLPGEYRTVTNDILIQASPDLVWQQIRSVPRIEDREIHAGWAHLIGLPRPREAILNRDGLGAVRLATFDGGLSFRETVTDWAPGQRLSFRIRAQDPDWLDPHVRVGGRFFDVLSGTYTLEEVSPGVTLLHLGSTQRVSTHFNGYTAFFTRSIMHDLQRTILEVIRDRAEGRGVGLTAAR
- the recA gene encoding recombinase RecA is translated as MSKDITKELGTPGDSKERTKAIETAMSQIEKQFGKGSIMRLGAESKLDVQTISTGSLSLDLALGVGGIPRGRITEIYGPESGGKTTLALSIVAQAQRAGGTAAFIDAEHALDPVYARSLGVNTDELLVSQPDNGEQALEIMELLVRSGAIDVVVVDSVAALTPRAEIEGEMGDSLPGLQARLMSQALRKLTAILSKTGTAAIFINQVREKIGVMYGNPETTTGGRALKFYSSVRLDVRKIGQPIKVGNDAVANTVKVKTVKNKVAAPFKEVELALVYGKGFDQLSDLVTLAADMDIIKKAGSFYSYGDERIGQGKEKAIAHIAERPEMEQEIRERVLASIKSGGAELPTVATVPAVAE
- a CDS encoding type II toxin-antitoxin system Phd/YefM family antitoxin; the encoded protein is MQTINLYEAKNQFSKLVDAVENGEVVIIARNGKPAVKLVPLSYGERTEWSPEVQRFLDSGEYDPDAFEIDRSDVLPAPERDLF
- a CDS encoding CinA family nicotinamide mononucleotide deamidase-related protein; the protein is MLLAEIISVGTELLFGEIVDSNAAFLARELAARGVTLHRKSVLGDNLGRVTEAIKLALSRADLVILGGGLGPTDDDLTREAIAAVVGETPEVDPELLAWLEGLFTGRGRVMPEINRKQAWLIPSAEALPNAVGTAPGWLVRTNGKIIVALPGPPREMQRMWRDQVLPRLPLPDQALHAVTVHTQGVGEGNVAELLGDLTRQANPSVATYARRTGVDVRVAASAPTLEEAQALAAPVLETVRAGLARWTWGEDDDTLAGAVTRALNGRTLSVIEAGSGGALCLSLADEPGFLDAAITEDHARLITLGLTPVTLSTHGVVSEDGARELAAGAREHLGADVGLAVVTATRGEHTGHTYVAISADGVEKVTALNWPGDAGQVRERAATAALGLAFRALRPQEVGSAGGNA
- the thpR gene encoding RNA 2',3'-cyclic phosphodiesterase, with protein sequence MTRPTKIKLGKVSKPRPQVDAEPAQEPETPPQPQEAAPAPRQQRPPRQEDGHEGHERTLRMFYALKVPSDVAAPLAEAQRHLRGNWRPVRADQFHVTLAYLPSVPPERVADLKRLGARLTQDVPPLDIRLRGTGYFPNEGSPRVWFVKVEAEGLDDLANGLRQGLRDLGIETDDLPFRAHITLARKKGPAPRVPPLIFDLGWQAGNAALIRSTLRKTGPIYDTESTFRLRGEVRTAGPETVATSPPHPSPLSFGAVPAPPGEREQAQNPRAPLPIEETP
- a CDS encoding PIN domain-containing protein — encoded protein: MRYLLDTNTVSDILKRQPPVVARFRKVSPTSLAISTVTVMEVEYGFERKPAAREKFGGVWTALLGDLHVLPYDSRDAAFTARVRAYLAGLGKPIGPFDTQLAGVALARHLTLVTHNTAEFERVPDLTVEDWWRP